From Hylaeus volcanicus isolate JK05 chromosome 2, UHH_iyHylVolc1.0_haploid, whole genome shotgun sequence, the proteins below share one genomic window:
- the LOC128884848 gene encoding uncharacterized protein LOC128884848, whose translation MGISDRRKMNATRRMKLICIALVLLNPVNAKTQTSGEYLRNVMIELRDFNVPPPINIYDKHVYNDKNKQNYATQRINMNAQENTGKHRNQSFPHYNILLNDKIHLNRIDSATPSRYYQSYSPSITKMQEPEALGYTRAQLAAMYKNALEKGSTMSLSSLTNALSAVEIPQATDTRVELSGKQPLYQYYFFPLKTFMSEFKKDHGYKTIPAPAFDNTEAAQTTQTQLSNPLFVAISTFVTMAIVFMMSVLFLPKLSQLDILHSRAIQDDFFHLSNIVTNAIERYNHLENYKEHDLDYVR comes from the exons ATGGGAATTAGTGATAGACGCAAAATGAACGCGACTCGAAGAATGAAGTTGATTTGCATTGCTTTGGTATTGTTGAATCCCGTCAACGCGAAAACGCAAACCAGCGGAGAATATCTTCGGAATGTGATGATCGAGCTTCGAGACTTCAACGTTCCTCCgcctataaatatttacgacaAGCATGTTTACaacgataaaaacaaacagAATTACGCGACTCAAAGGATCAACATGAACGCGCAAGAAAATACCGGAAAGCATAGAAATCAGAGCTTCCCGCATTACAATATTTTGCTCAACGATAAAATTCACTTAAATCGCATTGACTCGGCAACTCCATCCCGATATTATCAG TCTTATAGTCCCAGCATTACTAAAATGCAAGAACCGGAAGCGCTCGGATATACGCGAGCACAACTCGCGGCGATGTATAAAAATGCATTGGAAAAAGGATCAACGATGAGCCTGTCTTCCTTGACCAATGCGTTGTCTGCCGTTGAGATTCCTCAAGCCACCGACACTCGCGTAGAGTTGTCAGGCAAGCAGCCTCTTTATCAGTATTATTTCTTCCCATTAAAGACCTTCATGTCAGAATTCAAGAAAGACCACGGTTATAAGACGATC CCTGCTCCTGCGTTCGACAACACGGAAGCTGCGCAAACTACACAAACCCAATTATCGAATCCCCTCTTTGTAGCCATAAGTACCTTTGTTACAATGGCAATTGTATTCATGATGAGCGTTCTGTTCTTACCGAAATTGTCTCAATTAGATATACTGCATTCGCGAGCAATTCAAGacgatttctttcatttatcgaACATCGTTACGAACGCTATCGAACGTTATAATCATTTGGAGAACTATAAGGAACACGATCTAGACTATGTCAgataa
- the LOC128884847 gene encoding TBC1 domain family member 10A isoform X1, producing the protein MKNAMASLRSHNGDTESESDKFEGSKIDRHGFLQDSNCSTDSLAKQGIPPEVMLRRERKWIQMLENWKYFMNTNYRKVRERCRKGIPPSIRLRAWLYLCGGQLLMDTNPNLFEELVERAGDPKYIDDIKKDLHRQFPHHVMFIGEAPGQEELFKVLKAYSILNSKVGYSQAQAPIAAFLLMHMPAVQAFWCLVAICDKYLVGYYSQDMETLLRDGDILFALLKRVSPVAYKHVKKLKMEPILYMTEWFLCVYTRTLPWESILRVWDMFLCEGVKVIFKVGLVLLKGSLGRTSLVKRCPTVYETLQVLRNPPQHIMEEEALVYQIRKLNLTEEDFEYEHQRQVMKRKAAEQAPPSTANWTD; encoded by the exons ATG AAAAATGCTATGGCGTCCTTAAGATCACATAATGGCGATACAGAGTCTGAGAGCGATAAGTTTGAGGGATCAAAAATTGATCGACATGGTTTTCTTCAGGACTCAAACTGTAGCACAGATAG TCTTGCAAAACAAGGAATACCACCCGAAGTAATGTTacgaagagagagaaagtggATACAGATGTtagaaaattggaaatatttcatgaatacAAATTATCGCAAAGTTCGGGAACGATGTCGAAAAGGTATACCGCCTTCCATCAGACTTCGCGCGTGGTTGTACCTCTGCGGGGGTCAACTGTTGATGGATACAaatccaaatttatttgagGAGTTGGTAGAACGAGCCGGTGACCCAAAATATATAGACGATATTAAAAAGGATCTTCATCGGCAATTTCCGCATCATGTGATGTTTATCGGAGAAGCTCCTGGACAGGaagaattgtttaaagtattgaAGGCATATTCCATTTTGAATAGCAAAGTAGGTTACTCCCAAGCTCAAGCACCTATTGCTGCATTTTTACTGATGCATATGCCAGCGGTACAAGCATTTTGGTGCCTCGTCGCGATATGTGACAAATACCTGGTCGGGTATTATAGTCAAGATATGGAAACGCTATTACGCGATGGAGACATTCTATTTGCTCTGCTCAAAAGAGTTTCTCCTGTCGCTTATAAACACGTG aaaaaactaaaaatggAACCAATTTTGTACATGACCGAGTGgtttttatgcgtttatacGCGAACACTGCCATGGGAAAGTATTCTACGGGTGTGGGATATGTTTCTTTGCGAAGGAGTTAAagttattttcaaagttgGTCTAGTATTGTTAAAAGGTAGCTTAGGTCGTACGTCTCTCGTTAAACGTTGTCCAACAGTTTACGAAACACTTCAAGTATTACGGAATCCCCCGCAGCATATTATGGAAGAAGAAGCTTTAGTTTACCAA attcgaaaattaaatttaaccgAAGAGGATTTCGAATACGAGCATCAGCGTCAAGTAATGAAACGAAAAGCAGCGGAACAGGCACCCCCTTCCACTGCCAATTGGACAGactga
- the LOC128884847 gene encoding TBC1 domain family member 10A isoform X2, translating into MASLRSHNGDTESESDKFEGSKIDRHGFLQDSNCSTDSLAKQGIPPEVMLRRERKWIQMLENWKYFMNTNYRKVRERCRKGIPPSIRLRAWLYLCGGQLLMDTNPNLFEELVERAGDPKYIDDIKKDLHRQFPHHVMFIGEAPGQEELFKVLKAYSILNSKVGYSQAQAPIAAFLLMHMPAVQAFWCLVAICDKYLVGYYSQDMETLLRDGDILFALLKRVSPVAYKHVKKLKMEPILYMTEWFLCVYTRTLPWESILRVWDMFLCEGVKVIFKVGLVLLKGSLGRTSLVKRCPTVYETLQVLRNPPQHIMEEEALVYQIRKLNLTEEDFEYEHQRQVMKRKAAEQAPPSTANWTD; encoded by the exons ATGGCGTCCTTAAGATCACATAATGGCGATACAGAGTCTGAGAGCGATAAGTTTGAGGGATCAAAAATTGATCGACATGGTTTTCTTCAGGACTCAAACTGTAGCACAGATAG TCTTGCAAAACAAGGAATACCACCCGAAGTAATGTTacgaagagagagaaagtggATACAGATGTtagaaaattggaaatatttcatgaatacAAATTATCGCAAAGTTCGGGAACGATGTCGAAAAGGTATACCGCCTTCCATCAGACTTCGCGCGTGGTTGTACCTCTGCGGGGGTCAACTGTTGATGGATACAaatccaaatttatttgagGAGTTGGTAGAACGAGCCGGTGACCCAAAATATATAGACGATATTAAAAAGGATCTTCATCGGCAATTTCCGCATCATGTGATGTTTATCGGAGAAGCTCCTGGACAGGaagaattgtttaaagtattgaAGGCATATTCCATTTTGAATAGCAAAGTAGGTTACTCCCAAGCTCAAGCACCTATTGCTGCATTTTTACTGATGCATATGCCAGCGGTACAAGCATTTTGGTGCCTCGTCGCGATATGTGACAAATACCTGGTCGGGTATTATAGTCAAGATATGGAAACGCTATTACGCGATGGAGACATTCTATTTGCTCTGCTCAAAAGAGTTTCTCCTGTCGCTTATAAACACGTG aaaaaactaaaaatggAACCAATTTTGTACATGACCGAGTGgtttttatgcgtttatacGCGAACACTGCCATGGGAAAGTATTCTACGGGTGTGGGATATGTTTCTTTGCGAAGGAGTTAAagttattttcaaagttgGTCTAGTATTGTTAAAAGGTAGCTTAGGTCGTACGTCTCTCGTTAAACGTTGTCCAACAGTTTACGAAACACTTCAAGTATTACGGAATCCCCCGCAGCATATTATGGAAGAAGAAGCTTTAGTTTACCAA attcgaaaattaaatttaaccgAAGAGGATTTCGAATACGAGCATCAGCGTCAAGTAATGAAACGAAAAGCAGCGGAACAGGCACCCCCTTCCACTGCCAATTGGACAGactga
- the LOC128872907 gene encoding uncharacterized protein LOC128872907: MYFYSRMQNIRVSTINQMYKQLLISSIRNYNYSSKQSAIMHKLLKRSQPKRNAIDNISIDKTVKRGPSIHTTRRMNVLNKIFMEHVTDFMSTGEIDPALANKSIELTDLKITQDFKQINISFIDISNDKSDTEEVLRRCALQLRHELTQLRVIGCVPPIQFLKCKHYNRVNEVEERLAIADYGEDYIPSLYPCVPNHVVTSKKTINKDNEMSMESQDLDSPDDTFHISLPLMRHDVFGLDHYRIMTKIKSSLKQSQQSILVRTKRQSNVTSSSTNINIQPDFSTETNEREQFAEFIKKRQREKRMKVKKFSNQNIDDLNEDIYDDFDDFNIVNDDLIDTDNFDDVNDEYKN, translated from the exons atgtatttttatagCAGAATGCAAAATATACGTGTATCTACAATAAATCAAATGTACAAACAGTTATTGATCAGTAGTATaaggaattataattattcttcgaaGCAAAGTGCTATTatgcataaattattaaagcGAAGTCAACCAAAGAG GAATGCAATTGATAATATTAGTATTGACAAAACAGTGAAAAGGGGACCTTCTATACATACAACTCGAAGAATGaatgttttgaataaaattttcatggAACACGTCACAGATTTCATGTCAACAGGAGAAATAGATCCTGCCCTTGCAAACAAAAGCATTGAACTTaccgatttaaaaataactcaagattttaaacaaattaatatatctttCATAGATATTAGCAATGATAAATCCGATACAGAAGAAGTATTGAGGAGATGCGCACTTCAGTTAAGACACGAATTAACTCAACTTCGCGTTATAGGCTGTGTACCtcctattcaatttttaaaatgtaagcATTATAATAGAGTTAATGAAGTAGAAGAAAGATTAGCAATAGCAGATTATGGAGAAGATTATATACCTTCTCTATATCCATGTGTTCCAAATCATGTTGTAACGTCTAAAAAAACCATTAATAAAGACAATGAAATGTCAATGGAAAGTCAAGATTTGGATAGTCCAGATGACACTTTCCATATAAGTTTACCATTAATGAGACACGATGTATTTGGTTTGGATCATTACAGAATTATGACAAAG ATTAAATCATCATTGAAACAATCGCAGCAATCCATATTAGTACGAACAAAGCGCCAATCAAACGTAACCTCCTCTAGTACgaacataaatattcaaccAGATTTTTCGACTGAGACGAACGAGCGAGAACAATTTGCagaatttatcaaaaaaagacagagagagaaaagaatgaaagtTAAGAAATTTTCCAATCAAAACATTGACGATCTTAACGAAGATATATACGATGATTTTgatgattttaatattgttaatgaTGACTTGATTGATACAGATAATTTTGATGACGTAAATgatgaatataaaaactaa
- the LOC128872905 gene encoding (Lyso)-N-acylphosphatidylethanolamine lipase isoform X2 yields MLRAAEKKILSYLKTTYRGWYVDIGPVVGTADKIWTISLNEESPKTPIVLLHGLGAGVALWCLNLDVLASQRPVYAIDILGFGRSSRPVFSNEAQKAEEQLVESIEEWRREMQLEKFVLLGHSMGGFLAASYSIQHPDRIKHLILADPWGFPERPVEPASKQPIPFWVKAIAYVVQPLNPLWAVRVAGPFGQWLIEKTRPDIVKKFSPILDDTTVISQYIHQCNAQTPSGESAFHAMMQGFGWAKNPIVRRIDKLSPEIPITLLYGSRSWVDNSSWETLKQARSSSYINVQAITGAGHHVYADKSDIFNKYVLEACNLSDSIPQLTATNIRPNIKSVNEQQISLTVTDEEVDSKAVEEQELNTSQSRSS; encoded by the exons ATGCTACGTGCCGCggagaagaaaattctttcct atTTGAAAACCACATATCGTGGATGGTATGTCGACATAGGACCAGTTGTAGGGACAGCAGATAAAATATGGACTATTTCTTTGAACGAGGAATCACCAAAGACACCAATTGTCTTGCTACATGGCTTAGGAGCAGGAGTAGCATTGTGGTGTTTAAATTTAGATGTGCTAGCTTCTCAAAGACCAGTATACGCTATTGACATATTAg GTTTTGGAAGAAGTAGCCGTCCAGTTTTTAGCAATGAAGCGCAAAAAGCTGAAGAGCAACTAGTTGAATCCATTGAAGAATGGAGAAGGGAAATGCAGCTGGAAAAATTTGTGCTGTTGGGTCACTCCATGGGTGGCTTTCTTGCAGCATCGTATTCTATACAGCATCCTGATAGGATTAAACATCTTATTCTTGCGGATCCTTGGGGTTTTCCTGAAAGACCAGTTGAACCAGCTTCAAAACAACCTATACCATTTTGGGTGAAAGCTATAGCGTACGTGGTGCAACCGCTGAATCCATTATGGGCCGTTAGGGTAGCAGGTCCATTTG gACAGTGGCTAATTGAGAAAACTAGGCCAGATAtcgtaaagaaattttcaccTATCTTAGATGATACTACTGTAATTTCGCAGTACATACATCAGTGTAATGCTCAAACTCCGTC GGGTGAAAGTGCATTTCACGCGATGATGCAAGGTTTTGGCTGGGCCAAAAATCCTATTGTCAGAAGAATAGACAAATTGAGTCCAGAAATTCCGATAACTTTGTTATATGGTAGTCGATCGTGGGTAGATAACTCGTCTTGGGAGACGCTTAAACAAGCTAGATCATCGTCTTACATTAACGttcag GCGATAACAGGAGCAGGTCATCATGTTTACGCAGATAAAAGtgacattttcaataaatacgtATTAGAAGCGTGTAATTTAAGTGATTCGATACCTCAATTAACAGCGACGAATATTCGTCCAAATATTAAATCCGTAAACGAACAACAAATCTCGCTCACTGTAACGGACGAAGAAGTTGATTCGAAAGCCGTGGAAGAACAAGAACTAAATACGTCGCAATCACGATCCAGTTGA
- the LOC128872905 gene encoding (Lyso)-N-acylphosphatidylethanolamine lipase isoform X1, whose translation MADHEVVKSKSWIWEWISWSVSSSTMLRAAEKKILSYLKTTYRGWYVDIGPVVGTADKIWTISLNEESPKTPIVLLHGLGAGVALWCLNLDVLASQRPVYAIDILGFGRSSRPVFSNEAQKAEEQLVESIEEWRREMQLEKFVLLGHSMGGFLAASYSIQHPDRIKHLILADPWGFPERPVEPASKQPIPFWVKAIAYVVQPLNPLWAVRVAGPFGQWLIEKTRPDIVKKFSPILDDTTVISQYIHQCNAQTPSGESAFHAMMQGFGWAKNPIVRRIDKLSPEIPITLLYGSRSWVDNSSWETLKQARSSSYINVQAITGAGHHVYADKSDIFNKYVLEACNLSDSIPQLTATNIRPNIKSVNEQQISLTVTDEEVDSKAVEEQELNTSQSRSS comes from the exons ATGGCAGATCATGAAGTTGTTAAATCGAAAAG ctggATTTGGGAATGGATTAGCTGGTCTGTTTCATCTTCGACTATGCTACGTGCCGCggagaagaaaattctttcct atTTGAAAACCACATATCGTGGATGGTATGTCGACATAGGACCAGTTGTAGGGACAGCAGATAAAATATGGACTATTTCTTTGAACGAGGAATCACCAAAGACACCAATTGTCTTGCTACATGGCTTAGGAGCAGGAGTAGCATTGTGGTGTTTAAATTTAGATGTGCTAGCTTCTCAAAGACCAGTATACGCTATTGACATATTAg GTTTTGGAAGAAGTAGCCGTCCAGTTTTTAGCAATGAAGCGCAAAAAGCTGAAGAGCAACTAGTTGAATCCATTGAAGAATGGAGAAGGGAAATGCAGCTGGAAAAATTTGTGCTGTTGGGTCACTCCATGGGTGGCTTTCTTGCAGCATCGTATTCTATACAGCATCCTGATAGGATTAAACATCTTATTCTTGCGGATCCTTGGGGTTTTCCTGAAAGACCAGTTGAACCAGCTTCAAAACAACCTATACCATTTTGGGTGAAAGCTATAGCGTACGTGGTGCAACCGCTGAATCCATTATGGGCCGTTAGGGTAGCAGGTCCATTTG gACAGTGGCTAATTGAGAAAACTAGGCCAGATAtcgtaaagaaattttcaccTATCTTAGATGATACTACTGTAATTTCGCAGTACATACATCAGTGTAATGCTCAAACTCCGTC GGGTGAAAGTGCATTTCACGCGATGATGCAAGGTTTTGGCTGGGCCAAAAATCCTATTGTCAGAAGAATAGACAAATTGAGTCCAGAAATTCCGATAACTTTGTTATATGGTAGTCGATCGTGGGTAGATAACTCGTCTTGGGAGACGCTTAAACAAGCTAGATCATCGTCTTACATTAACGttcag GCGATAACAGGAGCAGGTCATCATGTTTACGCAGATAAAAGtgacattttcaataaatacgtATTAGAAGCGTGTAATTTAAGTGATTCGATACCTCAATTAACAGCGACGAATATTCGTCCAAATATTAAATCCGTAAACGAACAACAAATCTCGCTCACTGTAACGGACGAAGAAGTTGATTCGAAAGCCGTGGAAGAACAAGAACTAAATACGTCGCAATCACGATCCAGTTGA